The Burkholderia lata genome contains a region encoding:
- a CDS encoding OmpW/AlkL family protein, with protein sequence MKKTLLCAAAGAAVLAPLAAHAQSAGSNVVTLGWFHVMPQQSSTPMTTNVAPTPINTPLRLPPSFTSPGTGLRTSGADTVGLTVSHFLTDHIAVTSVAGVPPVFKVSGQGTIKPPGPAGALGTQNIGLASVNPIVKSVRQWSPAVLLQYYFGQATAKFRPFLGLGVSYNWFSDLQLNTNFIKQTQDNLGAILAAGAGKPGTTSVEAKASSSWQPVFNAGLQYNMTEHFGLIASVTYIPLKTTSTVTIKAADGTVLSESKSDLKADPIISYVGMTYKF encoded by the coding sequence GCCGGCGCCGCCGTGCTGGCGCCGCTCGCGGCGCACGCGCAGAGCGCCGGCAGCAACGTCGTCACGCTGGGCTGGTTCCACGTGATGCCGCAGCAGAGCAGCACGCCGATGACGACCAACGTCGCGCCGACGCCGATCAACACGCCGCTGCGGCTGCCGCCATCGTTCACGTCGCCGGGCACCGGGCTGCGCACGAGCGGCGCCGATACCGTCGGCCTGACGGTCAGCCACTTCCTGACCGACCACATCGCGGTGACATCGGTGGCCGGCGTGCCGCCGGTGTTCAAGGTGTCGGGCCAGGGCACGATCAAGCCGCCAGGACCTGCCGGCGCGCTCGGCACGCAGAACATCGGGCTGGCGTCGGTCAACCCGATCGTGAAGAGCGTGCGGCAATGGAGCCCGGCGGTGCTGCTGCAGTACTACTTCGGGCAGGCTACCGCGAAGTTCCGGCCGTTCCTCGGCCTCGGCGTGTCGTACAACTGGTTCAGCGACCTGCAGCTCAACACGAACTTCATCAAGCAGACGCAGGACAACCTCGGCGCGATTCTCGCGGCGGGCGCGGGCAAGCCGGGTACGACATCGGTGGAGGCAAAGGCGTCGTCGTCATGGCAGCCGGTGTTCAACGCGGGCCTGCAGTACAACATGACCGAGCACTTCGGGCTGATCGCGTCGGTCACGTACATCCCGCTGAAGACGACGTCGACGGTGACGATCAAGGCAGCCGACGGCACGGTGCTCTCGGAGTCGAAATCGGACCTGAAGGCCGACCCGATCATCAGCTACGTCGGGATGACGTACAAGTTCTGA